In one window of Grus americana isolate bGruAme1 chromosome 39, bGruAme1.mat, whole genome shotgun sequence DNA:
- the LOC129199023 gene encoding apoptosis-associated speck-like protein containing a CARD isoform X1 produces MAGCRDRILRALEELSESELRRLKATLNRLPVAAGYDTIPRGRMEGGDAIDLTDLVIGHYREGYGARVTAEALRRIQRRDLADGLVGGDGDGDAPRSSRALDDLGDDLGDDLSDDLGALPPAERFVARHRLALIQRVRAVPTILDRLEAAGVLTAEQVAVVVAGPTLQDQMRRLLATAPAWGRRGHRLFLQAMRCLHPYLMEDLEAGEGSLDRSPQNALGSVDL; encoded by the exons atggcgGGGTGCCGCGACCGAATCTTACGGGCGTTGGAAGAACTTTCGGAGTCGGAGCTGCGCCGGTTGAAGGCGACGTTGAACCGGTTGCCGGTAGCGGCGGGTTACGACACCATCCCCCGCGGGAGGATGGAGGGCGGCGACGCCATCGACCTCACCGATTTGGTCATCGGCCATTACCGGGAAGGGTACGGCGCGAGGGTGACGGCCGAGGCGCTGCGGAGGATCCAACGGCGGGATTTGGCGGATGGATTGGTGGGGGGTGACGGTGACGGTGACG CCCCGCGCTCCTCCCGCGCCCTCGACGACCTCGGCGATGACCTCGGCGATGACCTCAGCGACGACCTCGGCGCCCTGCCGCCGGCCGAACGCTTCGTGGCTCGTCACCGCCTTGCCCTGATCCAACGCGTCCGCGCCGTGCCCACCATCTTGGACCGATTGGAGGCCGCCGGGGTGTTGACCGCCGAGCAGGTGGCCGTGGTGGTCGCCGGCCCCACCTTGCAGGACCAGATGAGGCGGCTCTTGGCCACCGCCCCGGCTTGGGGACGGCGAGGTCACCGGTTGTTCCTACAGGCCATGCGTTGCCTGCACCCCTACCTGATGGAGGACCTGGAGGCAGGGGAGG GGTCACTCGACCGTTCCCCCCAAAACGCTTTGGGATCTGTTGACCTTTGA
- the LOC129199023 gene encoding apoptosis-associated speck-like protein containing a CARD isoform X2, with the protein MAGCRDRILRALEELSESELRRLKATLNRLPVAAGYDTIPRGRMEGGDAIDLTDLVIGHYREGYGARVTAEALRRIQRRDLADGLVGGDGDAPRSSRALDDLGDDLGDDLSDDLGALPPAERFVARHRLALIQRVRAVPTILDRLEAAGVLTAEQVAVVVAGPTLQDQMRRLLATAPAWGRRGHRLFLQAMRCLHPYLMEDLEAGEGSLDRSPQNALGSVDL; encoded by the exons atggcgGGGTGCCGCGACCGAATCTTACGGGCGTTGGAAGAACTTTCGGAGTCGGAGCTGCGCCGGTTGAAGGCGACGTTGAACCGGTTGCCGGTAGCGGCGGGTTACGACACCATCCCCCGCGGGAGGATGGAGGGCGGCGACGCCATCGACCTCACCGATTTGGTCATCGGCCATTACCGGGAAGGGTACGGCGCGAGGGTGACGGCCGAGGCGCTGCGGAGGATCCAACGGCGGGATTTGGCGGATGGATTGGTGGGGGGTGACGGTGACG CCCCGCGCTCCTCCCGCGCCCTCGACGACCTCGGCGATGACCTCGGCGATGACCTCAGCGACGACCTCGGCGCCCTGCCGCCGGCCGAACGCTTCGTGGCTCGTCACCGCCTTGCCCTGATCCAACGCGTCCGCGCCGTGCCCACCATCTTGGACCGATTGGAGGCCGCCGGGGTGTTGACCGCCGAGCAGGTGGCCGTGGTGGTCGCCGGCCCCACCTTGCAGGACCAGATGAGGCGGCTCTTGGCCACCGCCCCGGCTTGGGGACGGCGAGGTCACCGGTTGTTCCTACAGGCCATGCGTTGCCTGCACCCCTACCTGATGGAGGACCTGGAGGCAGGGGAGG GGTCACTCGACCGTTCCCCCCAAAACGCTTTGGGATCTGTTGACCTTTGA